AGTTACAACAATATTCATTAAACATCTGCACCTAATGGAAGAGTTGTTGGAGATTTAAGGGAGTCAGAGTCCTTGTGGTAGAGAGATCAATTACTCTTATTTGTCCTAGAGTTTTGTCAACCATTAAAGAGTTGTAGTGAGTAGTGAAAGGGAATGAATTgactttgtatttatttttcatggataATGTCATTATTGAAGTCATGAAAAAGTTTTACACAGGAATTGAACTTTCTAGGGGCTATAATCATGAGCTATGAAATGTGGGCTTAAATATGAGCTTGGTGTTTGGGCTTAGTGAATCCTAAAAAGCACAAGTTTCTTATAGAATGAGAGACTTTTCGATATTTAATTCGGTAGATGTgtaagagaattaaaaaaatatatatattaaatttaaaaatattcaatataagAAAGTTATTCCTTATTTATATGGCGACTCAATGTATTTACACATCTGGTTTACATTCATCTTGAAAAGTAAAGAACTGTATAATAGTTGATCGGTGGAAATGTTGATGAATACTGTTAATTATGTGTCTTGCACCGTTATTAAGATAAAGGTAGATGAATATTAGTAACTTGTTGGCTGGAATAGCCAAAGGTCAAAAAAAGAGAATCTCTCGTTGAAAGTATAAAAAAGTTTGTGTGTGGCTCTGTGTTGAGTTTTTGAGTCATTggaacttgaaaaatattcgATGGATGCTTATTGGACAGTACTTGTGGTGAGCAAGTGGGAGGAAAGTAATGCGCCACTGCCATTAGCtgagaattttttataatgCTGGGCCGAGAAGTTTCGAGGTGGAATCAGGAGAAAGAAGACGACGCAGTCTTCACATTCAGGCCTGGCCCGAATAGTATGGGGTGAGCGCAAGCTTCGTgaaggtgtttttttatttttcttgataaaataTCGTGCACCACcggaatattttaaaatgatgaacTGATGAAATGAACTGATACtggatgaatttatttttagaagaatCTTGATTGATCTTAGTTTGGGGTTTACGTCGAGCTGGAATCTCCCTGTGGAGAATTTGGCCCTTTTTTCAAGGTAGCAATACAGTAACCATCAATTTGTGTGTTTCCCTTGTTAGCTCTCAAGTTAAACAGCTCCAGTCCGCGACACTAATGGGTaggaaaatgaattaaaacagTGAAGCAGTTTTGGAAGCACCCATGATGAGGAGGCTAGTGAACCTGTTTGATTAATAACGGGATTTTGACTTTAAACCTGATTGATTCTTGGTTAGGCATTTCCAGAATCCCGTTTCCAATTCAGCTTGGATCTTCGACTCTTCTTTGGATTTATTTTGGAATTAAGGATGATGCTAGGAGTCATCCCTGATGAAATATCGTTGGACTTGAGCATTTGGGGTAGAGGCTCAATTCCCACCTACACAATCGCTGCTTCTGGCTTTTGCTTTGTCTTTCCGGTGGTGCACCGCTTCTCTTTGAGGTTGACTTGCTAGCTCAGCTGTTTTTGGAATTGTTACTAACCTCATTAACTATATCACTCTCCTTTAAACTCACTACCACTTGCTGTGGTTCACTTGACTCTGCAAAATCATTATATCCTGGTCTTCAGCTTCACTCATGGGCTGGTGTTTCATGTTTGGAGTGCTGAGAGGATAAACCACTGCAGTTTTGATCTCACAAGCTATAGAAACGAAAGTAGGGCGGATTTCACAGTCCCTGCGACCTGTTTCTAGCTTGCGTGATAGCTTGAGTTTAGAAATAGACTGCTGTACTCCTATACTAAGAGGTTATGTTCATCAGATCAATTCTTTGATTCCTTATAGTCTGCATATACAACTGGAcatatatatttgatgaatttttagAGGTCGTCATGCATATGCCTAACATCTTTTACATATCAATATATGACGTTGatcgattgaaaaaaaaaggtgttacCACAAGTATAATACAGTCCTAAACAAACAGAGTGTAGTAATTGAATTATGTATTGAATGAACAGACATAAGATTTCATGGAGATTCTTCGAAGATCTACGATCTTCATAGTTTTAAGAGCACAAGAGAATCTGcaataactttatatatgtgGACATGTAGATGTAGATAGTTAATTAActtaacaaagaaagaaataagcTTACataattgtgtgtgtgtatatatgtgaCATCTCTCTAGCTACCAGCCAACCCCGTGATGAAGCTGACCAGCCATAGCTATATTGCCATTCCTGTCTCCATGATCGCGTATCTTATTCATGTTGAAATCACCAACCATCAAACTCTCTTGATAGCCAAGGAACCTTGTGTTTTGTCCATAGCTCTTGGCTGTTACTTCCGTGCCGAGTGAGTAGAGTCCGGCGCCGTTACAACTCTGAAGATCCATCGCAGTTGATAGAGAAGGAGAACCATTGACTTTGATAGTTTCATGAGTACCAAGAGAACCATGGTTAGTGGGAGATAACTGGTCCTCTTGTCTAGCCATGGAATTTTTCTCTCCCTCAGTATCTCTATACTTGTTGAGATAAACCTTCAAGGGTCCAACGTAATTCTCAAACCCTAGCGTGATCATAGCCCACAAAAGATCATCACCGTTTATAGTCTTCCTCTTCTCTCGTTGACACTTGTCGGATGCTTCGCCTGTGATGAAGCTTATGAACTCAGAGACACACTCTTGGACGGTTTCCTTGGCTTCTTTGGATATTTTTGCATTTGCTGGGAGGGATTTCTTCATGATCCGGCTTACGTTGGCGATGGGGAGGAATCGGTCCTGCTCTAATTTGGAAGAGCTTTCTGACATGCTCTCAGACAAGGGGCTTCCAATTGGGCTGATCTGGGtcctttttcctttcattttaggCAACCAAATATACAGGAGaagagaagatgatgatgaggcTGGAGAAGAGAGGGAACAGgtgttttttttgcttgaagCTTTGGTTGTAGAATCCAACGATAGGGGTCTGGGCTTTTATGCAAGGAGAGGTAGGGTAAAGAggccaaaaatataaaaaagtggAAAGGCGGTCTTGATGTGgacagaaaaggaaagaaaccaaGCACTTGAGAGATCAGAACCATTGCAAAGAATGGTTTGTGAAGTATGGAATCTTGATTAAAAGTAAGAACTATTAAAAGTATGGAATCTTGTGCAAGGTGTTTCATGGGGAACAAGGGCATATTACCTAGTTTTGCCACTCTCTACTTTTATTACACGCTACCCTTGTAGGTTTCAttgatttttgtcaaaattaCTGAACCTTAAGTTTAACTGGTAATGTTTTGGACCACAAACAAACATTTCTAGTTATCAACCCAAATCATTAGAGAAAAGTGCATGCGTGCGAACAAAGTATGGCtctagagaggaaaaaaaaaaaggtgaaccGAGCATCATGTCACATTCACATGTTCCTTTTCTTGTAATTCTCAGTAATTAATTTCATCTGTTTCAACAGTAAGGTAGTATATAATGACTTGATTTAGATTTTCACTGCGGGCAGTAATAGAATTTCTTCTgaggataaaaga
This Populus alba chromosome 7, ASM523922v2, whole genome shotgun sequence DNA region includes the following protein-coding sequences:
- the LOC118043594 gene encoding nuclear transcription factor Y subunit B-1, whose translation is MKGKRTQISPIGSPLSESMSESSSKLEQDRFLPIANVSRIMKKSLPANAKISKEAKETVQECVSEFISFITGEASDKCQREKRKTINGDDLLWAMITLGFENYVGPLKVYLNKYRDTEGEKNSMARQEDQLSPTNHGSLGTHETIKVNGSPSLSTAMDLQSCNGAGLYSLGTEVTAKSYGQNTRFLGYQESLMVGDFNMNKIRDHGDRNGNIAMAGQLHHGVGW